The Brachyspira aalborgi genome has a segment encoding these proteins:
- the hemW gene encoding radical SAM family heme chaperone HemW: MLYIHIPFCVYKCAYCNFYSVVNMNSPDSYKKYLDALIKELEIRIKDYKKNIETIYIGGGTPSIIGAKMLEYFFEKLFEVINKNNNDEIKEITIEFNINDINKDSLKVISKIKNIRLSIGIQTFNEESLKIINRKTDKNDIIEALKLINKSNIENISVDFICGLPLNDKEQSKKDILQAFDLLPKIKHISLYYLELNDSLKNKWRDFLPAEEDCVYYYNLAKETIESFGLMRYEISNYAFSNYESIHNSGYWDLKDYLGIGAGAFGCYKNNRYENTKNIKDYLEVLSQNKLPVKNIEYLDSDTRKKEFIFLSLRTAKGINFLNYKKLFKEDFIDKHSEIINKHTKYFIISKEYLSIKKIYFDYADEISLLFL; this comes from the coding sequence ATGTTATATATACACATTCCTTTTTGCGTTTATAAATGCGCTTATTGTAATTTTTATTCGGTTGTTAATATGAACTCTCCCGATTCGTATAAAAAATATTTGGACGCTTTAATAAAAGAGCTTGAAATTAGAATAAAAGATTATAAAAAAAATATTGAAACTATTTATATAGGAGGCGGAACTCCTTCTATAATCGGCGCAAAAATGTTAGAATATTTTTTTGAAAAATTATTTGAAGTTATAAATAAAAATAATAATGACGAAATAAAAGAAATAACTATTGAATTTAATATTAACGATATAAATAAAGATTCTTTAAAAGTTATATCGAAAATAAAAAATATAAGATTGTCGATTGGAATTCAAACTTTCAATGAAGAGAGTTTAAAAATAATTAACAGAAAAACCGACAAAAACGATATTATCGAAGCTTTGAAATTAATAAATAAATCAAACATTGAAAATATTTCGGTTGATTTTATATGCGGACTTCCGTTAAACGATAAAGAGCAATCTAAAAAAGATATTTTGCAAGCTTTTGATTTGCTTCCTAAAATAAAACATATTTCTTTATATTATTTAGAGCTTAACGATTCTCTTAAAAATAAATGGCGAGATTTTTTGCCTGCAGAAGAAGATTGCGTTTATTATTATAATTTGGCTAAAGAAACTATAGAGAGTTTTGGGCTTATGAGATACGAAATTTCAAATTATGCTTTTTCTAATTACGAATCGATTCATAATAGCGGTTATTGGGATTTGAAAGATTATTTAGGAATCGGAGCGGGAGCTTTCGGTTGTTATAAAAATAATAGATACGAAAATACAAAAAATATTAAAGATTATTTGGAAGTTTTATCTCAAAATAAATTGCCCGTAAAAAATATAGAATATTTGGATAGCGATACAAGAAAAAAAGAATTTATATTTTTATCTTTAAGAACCGCAAAAGGAATAAATTTTTTAAATTATAAAAAACTTTTTAAAGAAGATTTTATAGATAAACATTCTGAAATAATAAATAAACATACAAAATATTTTATTATCTCAAAAGAATATTTATCTATAAAAAAAATCTATTTTGATTATGCGGATGAAATTAGTCTATTGTTTTTGTAG
- the serS gene encoding serine--tRNA ligase produces the protein MIDVKLIRENIELVEENLRKRRSKVSLDKLKSLESERLKLLKEVENDRAKKNESSKKVGECMKAGKKEEAEKIKEEMKLFVESLNKKEEKLSELEEQVNNEILYLPNMLSDEVPEGDDENSNKEIIRWGEPKKFDFEVKDHVDIAVGLNILDIERAVRMSRTRFSLMKGKGAALERALINFMLKKHTTEHGYTEYIPPILVNSKAMTGTGNLPKFEEDLFKTTDNPALYLIPTAEVPLTNIYREEIIPESMLPIYATAYTPCFRSEAGSYGRDMRGLIRQHQFDKVELVKICAPDTSKMEHEKMLKDAESILQALELPYRVVVLSSGDIGNAAYKTFDLEVWLPSQNTYREISSVSNCWDYQSRRMQMRVKRAGKTELVHTLNGSGIAVGRTWIAILENYQQEDGSVIIPEALRSFTGFDKIEKE, from the coding sequence ATGATAGATGTTAAATTAATAAGAGAAAATATAGAATTAGTAGAAGAGAATTTAAGAAAGAGAAGAAGCAAAGTTTCTTTAGATAAATTAAAATCTTTAGAAAGCGAAAGATTAAAATTATTAAAAGAAGTTGAAAACGACAGAGCGAAAAAAAACGAATCTTCAAAAAAAGTCGGAGAATGCATGAAAGCTGGAAAAAAAGAAGAAGCGGAAAAAATTAAAGAAGAAATGAAATTGTTTGTCGAATCATTAAATAAAAAAGAAGAAAAATTATCCGAACTTGAAGAGCAAGTTAATAATGAAATTCTTTATTTACCAAATATGCTTTCCGATGAAGTGCCTGAAGGAGACGATGAAAATAGCAATAAAGAAATTATAAGATGGGGAGAGCCGAAAAAATTTGATTTTGAAGTTAAAGACCATGTAGATATTGCAGTTGGACTTAATATACTAGATATTGAAAGAGCGGTTAGAATGTCAAGAACTCGTTTCTCTTTAATGAAAGGAAAAGGAGCCGCGCTTGAAAGAGCTTTAATTAATTTTATGCTCAAAAAACACACAACAGAACATGGCTACACGGAATATATTCCTCCGATTCTCGTTAATTCAAAAGCTATGACGGGAACGGGGAATTTGCCGAAGTTTGAAGAAGATTTATTTAAGACTACTGATAATCCAGCTTTATATTTAATACCTACCGCTGAAGTTCCTTTAACTAATATATATAGAGAAGAGATTATACCAGAGAGTATGCTTCCAATTTATGCCACAGCCTATACTCCTTGTTTTCGCTCGGAGGCAGGTTCTTACGGAAGAGATATGAGAGGATTGATAAGGCAGCATCAATTTGATAAAGTCGAACTTGTAAAAATATGCGCTCCCGATACTTCAAAAATGGAACATGAAAAAATGCTTAAAGACGCGGAAAGTATTTTGCAGGCTTTAGAACTTCCTTATAGAGTAGTGGTTTTATCTTCGGGAGATATTGGAAACGCCGCTTATAAAACTTTCGATTTGGAAGTTTGGCTTCCTTCACAAAACACATATAGAGAAATTTCAAGCGTAAGCAACTGTTGGGATTATCAATCTCGCCGAATGCAAATGAGAGTAAAGAGAGCAGGCAAAACAGAATTAGTTCACACTTTAAACGGAAGCGGAATAGCCGTTGGAAGAACTTGGATTGCAATTCTTGAAAATTATCAGCAGGAAGATGGAAGCGTAATAATTCCCGAAGCGTTAAGAAGTTTTACGGGATTCGATAAAATAGAAAAAGAATAA
- the lpxC gene encoding UDP-3-O-acyl-N-acetylglucosamine deacetylase: MENLETVKIKNKVLIIDDEEDILSSCKNVLEDEDYDVDIAKDYDEALKIFESKKIDLVFLDVWLPNTDGLDILSNIKEKYPKTTVIMMSGHAGVETAVRATKLGAYDFLEKPISVSKLLSSCEEVLNKKENNKNEENLNYLNEHGNHNKSKLKYRIPQRTIAKSVVVSGFALMEGRKTALTLVPAEVNTGIVFIDINTNTHIKLSHENILSKDKSGAVNSTALINGNRYIKTTEHFLAALHMMGITNLIVKCDGEVPNVDGSALVFCDALKEAGFIEQEDYIEPIVIDRELTYGKVDDNETYIILSPYDGLEVNLRIDFSGSIGVQQYDYKFESFEQFSEDIGKARSFNTLDNIDYAQKMGMAGSGMIGSHIILCEGKVINTKLHFDNEFVRHKILDIIGDLYILARPIKAKIIANKSSHSFNHSVVHDIANKYL, from the coding sequence ATGGAAAATTTAGAAACCGTAAAAATAAAAAACAAAGTTTTAATTATAGACGATGAAGAAGATATTTTAAGCTCCTGTAAAAATGTTTTGGAAGATGAAGATTACGATGTAGATATTGCAAAAGATTATGACGAAGCTTTAAAAATATTTGAATCAAAAAAAATTGATTTAGTATTTTTAGATGTTTGGCTTCCGAATACTGACGGTTTAGATATACTTTCAAATATAAAAGAAAAATATCCAAAAACTACTGTGATTATGATGAGCGGGCATGCGGGAGTTGAGACTGCCGTGAGAGCGACAAAATTAGGCGCTTACGATTTTTTAGAAAAACCTATAAGCGTTTCAAAATTGCTTTCAAGTTGCGAAGAAGTTTTAAATAAAAAAGAAAATAATAAAAACGAAGAAAATTTAAATTATTTGAATGAACATGGAAATCATAATAAATCAAAATTAAAATATAGAATTCCTCAAAGGACGATAGCGAAAAGCGTTGTCGTTAGCGGATTTGCATTAATGGAAGGACGAAAAACTGCATTGACTTTAGTTCCTGCAGAAGTTAATACGGGAATAGTTTTTATAGATATAAATACGAATACTCATATAAAACTTTCGCATGAAAATATTTTATCAAAAGACAAATCGGGAGCGGTTAATTCTACGGCTTTAATAAACGGAAATAGATATATAAAAACAACCGAGCATTTTTTAGCAGCATTGCATATGATGGGAATAACAAATTTAATAGTGAAATGCGATGGCGAAGTTCCAAATGTTGACGGTTCGGCTTTAGTATTTTGCGATGCATTAAAAGAAGCGGGTTTTATCGAACAGGAAGATTATATAGAGCCTATAGTTATAGATAGAGAATTAACTTACGGAAAAGTTGACGATAATGAAACTTATATAATACTTTCGCCTTATGACGGACTTGAAGTTAATTTGCGTATAGATTTTTCGGGAAGTATCGGAGTTCAGCAATACGATTATAAATTTGAATCTTTCGAGCAGTTTTCCGAAGATATAGGAAAGGCAAGAAGTTTTAATACTTTGGATAATATAGATTACGCTCAAAAAATGGGAATGGCTGGAAGCGGAATGATTGGAAGCCATATAATATTATGCGAAGGAAAGGTAATAAATACGAAGCTACATTTCGATAATGAATTTGTAAGGCATAAAATTTTAGATATAATAGGAGATTTATATATATTGGCGAGACCGATAAAAGCTAAAATAATAGCGAATAAATCGTCTCATTCTTTTAATCATTCGGTTGTGCATGATATTGCCAATAAATATTTGTGA
- a CDS encoding sigma-70 family RNA polymerase sigma factor: MSSKKIKNINHRIAESDNITIYLEDAKRERLLTREEEEELTRKVKEGDMEARATLIKSNLRFVITIAKQYRSSGLLLEDLIEEGNLGLIMAADRFEPDKGYHFISYAVYWIRQSILTAINEKSRLIRLPLNKATDLVDLERVIHQSYYKTGDIPDVNQLSEILKRDPKDLMSVMAANSDYVSLEREFNFDGIKEKLANIIEDDREVGVEENLTNKELVEELKIAMEDLNDTERQIIKARYGIGEEKKTLKEVSKSHSCTKERIRQIEKKALRKMYSKRYNSLKDFLN, translated from the coding sequence ATGTCGTCTAAAAAAATTAAAAATATAAACCATCGTATTGCCGAAAGCGATAATATAACTATATATCTTGAAGACGCTAAAAGAGAAAGGCTTTTAACTCGCGAAGAAGAAGAAGAATTAACGAGAAAAGTAAAAGAAGGCGATATGGAAGCGAGAGCCACTTTAATAAAAAGCAATTTAAGATTTGTAATAACTATTGCAAAACAATATAGAAGCAGCGGACTTTTATTAGAAGATTTAATAGAAGAAGGCAATTTAGGTTTAATAATGGCAGCCGACAGATTTGAACCCGATAAAGGTTATCATTTTATTTCTTACGCGGTTTATTGGATTAGACAAAGCATATTAACAGCGATAAACGAAAAATCAAGATTGATAAGATTGCCTTTAAATAAAGCTACAGATTTGGTTGATTTGGAAAGAGTTATTCATCAAAGTTATTATAAAACGGGAGATATTCCCGATGTTAATCAATTATCCGAAATATTAAAGAGAGACCCTAAAGACCTTATGAGCGTAATGGCTGCCAATAGCGATTATGTTTCTTTAGAGAGAGAATTTAATTTTGACGGAATAAAAGAAAAACTTGCAAATATTATAGAAGACGACAGAGAAGTCGGAGTAGAAGAAAACCTTACAAATAAAGAGTTAGTCGAAGAGTTAAAAATTGCTATGGAAGATTTAAACGATACGGAAAGACAAATAATAAAAGCGAGATACGGAATTGGCGAAGAGAAAAAAACTCTTAAAGAAGTAAGCAAATCGCATTCTTGCACAAAAGAGAGAATTAGACAAATAGAGAAAAAAGCTTTAAGAAAAATGTATTCAAAAAGATACAACTCTTTAAAAGATTTCTTAAATTAA
- a CDS encoding Trp family transcriptional regulator — MELLAYILVMETNDEFLKELLMELFTKDERDMIWQRLKIVTLLKKKIPQYEIAKILNASLCSITRGAKELKKPNSALSTIVDKYLINNEEFQESLNKSLQKQ, encoded by the coding sequence ATGGAATTACTAGCGTATATTTTAGTAATGGAAACAAACGATGAATTTCTTAAGGAATTATTAATGGAACTTTTTACAAAAGACGAAAGAGATATGATTTGGCAAAGGCTTAAAATAGTTACATTGCTTAAAAAGAAAATACCTCAATACGAAATCGCAAAAATATTAAACGCAAGTTTATGTTCAATTACAAGAGGAGCTAAAGAATTAAAAAAACCAAACAGCGCTTTGTCGACAATAGTCGATAAATATCTTATTAATAACGAAGAATTTCAAGAGAGTCTTAATAAATCTCTACAAAAACAATAG
- a CDS encoding LysM peptidoglycan-binding domain-containing protein: MIKTNNIFKIFLGLSISYSLFGANYINYKVENGDSLYGIAFSHGMSASEFLKLNNIEDADKYNLKIGETLKVKEKEYSLVFDSVNKSYAFDVDKSKSYKNYKVKSGDTILGIAFSHGMSASEFCAINNIKDFNKYNLKVGETLKVANNNIEKVSFEENKKNSIEKNSDNSVNRNSIENIKKEINNQKTEDNFELYTVRSGDTLFGIAFDNDIPVSDFLRINNIEEPLKYKLKIGEKLKIYAKKNKNNTIDDKKIISVYKVKKGDTLLAIAANNSMSLNQLLELNGLNRNYLLKIGDSIKIYNKVNLNLNNNQNQPSNEVKREYRKIEDYKIKKGDTLSEIAVAKGMDLVEIYSLNGLNEKSIIKVDEIIKVYAEREKKTTLVNSSYSVKKGDTLYSIARNHKMVLADLLKLNDIKDLNNYTLQAGASLKVQILKTIYTDFDDLPESSFIFPYRGSIVSKYGTDENNLANRGIIISGKAGDKIVASDYGIVEYSDNIRGFGKVIIIKHKNGYNTAYAYLSDIKVKAGDIVNKGDYIGNIGDSEIIGNKSRLYFKISYLGMSIDPLRLLPKG, translated from the coding sequence ATGATAAAAACGAATAATATTTTTAAAATTTTTTTAGGATTATCTATATCTTATTCTTTATTTGGAGCAAATTATATAAATTATAAAGTAGAAAACGGAGATAGTTTATACGGAATTGCATTTTCGCATGGAATGTCGGCAAGCGAATTTTTAAAATTGAACAACATAGAAGATGCTGATAAATATAATCTTAAAATTGGCGAGACTCTTAAAGTTAAAGAAAAAGAATATAGTTTAGTTTTTGATTCGGTAAATAAATCTTACGCTTTTGATGTCGATAAATCGAAATCTTACAAAAATTATAAAGTAAAAAGTGGAGATACAATTTTAGGAATTGCATTTTCTCATGGAATGTCGGCAAGTGAATTCTGCGCTATAAATAATATAAAAGATTTTAATAAATATAATCTCAAAGTAGGCGAAACATTAAAAGTGGCAAATAATAATATTGAAAAAGTTTCGTTTGAAGAAAATAAAAAAAATTCTATAGAAAAAAATTCGGATAATTCGGTTAATAGAAATTCAATAGAAAATATAAAAAAAGAAATTAACAATCAAAAAACTGAAGATAATTTTGAATTATACACAGTTAGAAGCGGAGATACGCTTTTTGGAATCGCTTTCGACAACGATATTCCCGTTAGCGATTTTTTAAGAATAAATAATATAGAAGAGCCTTTAAAATATAAATTAAAAATCGGAGAGAAATTAAAAATATATGCCAAAAAAAATAAAAATAATACGATAGACGATAAAAAAATAATTTCTGTTTATAAAGTTAAAAAAGGAGATACGCTTTTAGCAATAGCTGCAAATAATTCAATGTCTTTAAATCAATTATTAGAATTAAACGGCTTGAATAGAAATTATTTATTAAAAATAGGCGATAGCATAAAAATTTATAATAAAGTTAATTTGAATTTAAATAATAATCAAAATCAACCATCAAACGAAGTAAAAAGAGAATATAGAAAAATTGAAGATTATAAAATTAAAAAAGGCGATACTTTAAGCGAAATAGCGGTTGCTAAAGGAATGGATTTAGTAGAAATATATTCTTTAAACGGATTAAACGAAAAATCAATAATTAAAGTTGACGAAATAATAAAAGTTTATGCGGAAAGAGAGAAAAAAACTACTTTGGTTAATTCTTCTTATTCTGTTAAAAAAGGAGATACTTTATATTCTATTGCAAGAAATCATAAAATGGTTTTGGCGGATTTATTAAAATTAAACGATATAAAAGATTTGAATAATTATACTTTGCAAGCTGGAGCTTCTTTAAAAGTTCAAATATTAAAAACTATTTATACAGACTTTGACGATTTGCCTGAAAGTTCTTTTATTTTTCCATATAGAGGAAGCATAGTTTCAAAATACGGAACGGATGAAAATAATTTAGCAAATAGAGGAATAATTATATCTGGAAAAGCTGGAGATAAAATAGTCGCTTCCGATTACGGAATAGTTGAATATTCTGATAATATAAGAGGTTTTGGAAAAGTAATTATTATAAAACATAAAAACGGTTATAATACGGCATACGCTTATTTGTCGGATATAAAAGTTAAAGCTGGAGATATTGTTAATAAAGGAGATTATATAGGAAATATAGGAGATTCTGAAATTATTGGAAATAAAAGTCGATTATATTTTAAAATCTCTTATTTAGGAATGTCTATAGACCCTTTAAGATTGCTTCCGAAAGGTTAA
- a CDS encoding glycoside hydrolase family 2 protein: MRKIINFNTNWKFSKEWNDNIKNEFLKGENITLPHTVHEIPLHYFDESDTWLISGYQNIFNYDKAKLKDKRILINFEGAMAAAELFINGKSFGEHKGGYLPFIHDITEALKDGENIIAVKLDSREREDIPPFGNEIDYLCYGGIYREVQIIIADNISIEKTMLTALSNQKVTGKIRIRNSKKQISKETLYFNLYNREYKICEIKKEIQLKDELFTDINIDWNIESDRIELWDIDNPRLYRLDISLENKDSVSLNIGFRDIKITENGFFLNDKRIKLRGLNRHQSFPYVGYAMPERIQKRDADILKFDLGLNIVRSSHYPPSKHFLDRCDEIGLLVFEEIPGWQHIGDKNWQKISIENVKDMIERDFHHTSIIMWGVRINESQDNHSFYKETNRVSHKLDKTRPTGGVRYVIGSEFLEDVFTVNDFNYDGKETPIKAQKFITKLNKNVPYMITEYNGHMFPTKMQDNEERLSEHTKRHYEVVNAIAIDNHIAGGTGWCAFDYHTHYDFGSGDRICYHGVYDMFRNPKFASTVYSSQMDTDKKIILEPITIYARGERAIGGITPLMISTNCDYVEVYFKDIMIVKEYPATNKYPGLKHPPIIINIEQNIPGVSSMNWEDLKVIGYINGKAEIERKYLKNPTFKELEITADDKEINSINEGSAWDSTRITIKAVDSWGNRLPYINEAINIEVKGAGELIGNDNPVLEGGYYSFWVKTSTKKGIIKITISNKRVESKSIEIKVK; encoded by the coding sequence ATGCGAAAAATAATAAATTTTAATACGAATTGGAAATTTTCTAAAGAATGGAACGATAATATAAAAAATGAATTTCTTAAAGGAGAAAATATAACTTTGCCTCATACGGTTCATGAAATTCCTTTGCATTATTTTGACGAATCTGACACTTGGCTTATTTCGGGCTATCAAAATATTTTTAATTACGACAAAGCAAAATTGAAAGATAAAAGAATACTTATAAATTTTGAAGGAGCTATGGCGGCTGCGGAATTATTTATAAACGGAAAAAGTTTTGGCGAACATAAAGGAGGATATTTGCCTTTTATACATGATATTACGGAAGCCTTGAAAGACGGAGAAAATATTATAGCGGTAAAATTAGACAGCAGAGAGAGAGAAGATATACCGCCTTTTGGAAATGAAATAGATTATTTATGCTATGGCGGAATATATAGAGAAGTTCAAATAATAATAGCGGATAATATTTCGATAGAAAAAACGATGCTCACGGCTTTATCAAATCAAAAGGTAACGGGAAAAATCAGAATAAGAAATTCAAAAAAACAAATTTCAAAAGAAACTTTATATTTTAATTTGTATAATAGAGAATATAAAATATGCGAAATAAAAAAAGAGATTCAATTAAAAGACGAATTATTTACCGACATAAATATTGATTGGAATATAGAATCCGACAGAATAGAGTTATGGGATATTGATAATCCTAGACTTTATAGACTCGATATAAGTTTAGAAAATAAAGATTCTGTTTCTTTAAATATAGGATTTAGAGATATTAAAATAACAGAAAATGGATTTTTCTTAAATGATAAAAGAATTAAATTAAGAGGATTAAACAGACATCAAAGTTTTCCTTATGTCGGATACGCTATGCCCGAAAGAATTCAAAAAAGAGATGCCGATATTCTAAAATTTGATTTGGGATTAAATATAGTTCGCTCTTCACATTATCCGCCTTCAAAACATTTTTTAGACAGATGCGATGAAATAGGTTTATTAGTTTTTGAAGAAATTCCTGGATGGCAGCATATAGGAGATAAAAATTGGCAAAAAATTTCTATAGAAAATGTTAAAGATATGATAGAAAGAGATTTTCATCATACTTCAATAATTATGTGGGGCGTGAGAATTAATGAGAGTCAAGATAATCATAGTTTTTATAAAGAAACAAATAGAGTATCTCATAAATTAGATAAAACAAGACCAACGGGCGGAGTTAGATATGTAATTGGAAGCGAGTTTCTTGAAGATGTTTTTACCGTTAATGATTTTAATTATGACGGAAAAGAGACGCCGATTAAAGCGCAGAAATTTATAACTAAATTAAATAAAAATGTTCCTTATATGATTACCGAATATAACGGACATATGTTTCCTACTAAAATGCAGGACAACGAAGAAAGATTATCGGAACATACAAAAAGACATTACGAGGTTGTCAATGCAATAGCTATCGATAATCATATTGCGGGCGGAACTGGTTGGTGCGCTTTCGATTATCATACGCATTATGATTTTGGTTCTGGCGATAGAATATGTTATCATGGCGTTTATGATATGTTTAGAAATCCAAAATTTGCATCAACCGTTTATTCTTCTCAAATGGATACAGATAAAAAAATAATATTAGAACCGATAACGATATACGCGAGAGGCGAGCGAGCGATTGGCGGAATTACTCCTTTAATGATTTCCACAAATTGCGATTATGTAGAAGTTTATTTTAAAGATATTATGATTGTAAAAGAATATCCCGCTACAAATAAATATCCTGGATTAAAACATCCTCCGATTATTATTAATATAGAGCAGAATATTCCTGGCGTAAGTTCTATGAATTGGGAAGATTTAAAAGTAATAGGTTATATAAACGGAAAAGCTGAAATTGAAAGAAAATATTTGAAAAATCCTACTTTCAAAGAATTAGAAATAACTGCGGACGATAAAGAAATTAATTCTATAAACGAAGGTTCGGCTTGGGATTCTACAAGAATAACGATTAAAGCGGTTGATTCTTGGGGAAATAGACTGCCTTATATTAACGAAGCTATTAATATAGAAGTAAAAGGAGCGGGAGAGCTTATAGGAAACGATAATCCCGTTTTAGAAGGCGGATATTATTCTTTTTGGGTAAAAACGAGCACTAAAAAAGGAATTATAAAAATAACCATTTCAAATAAGAGAGTGGAAAGTAAGAGTATAGAGATAAAGGTAAAATAG
- a CDS encoding acylphosphatase: protein MFKVNIVLRGRVQGVGFRYYAKKCADEMKIAGKVWNNYDGSVEIIGYLESKKDIEEFVEKMKKGPEMSSVKESNVIIIPSDPPIEEVFEIDN, encoded by the coding sequence ATGTTTAAAGTAAATATTGTATTAAGAGGAAGAGTGCAAGGCGTAGGTTTCAGATATTACGCTAAAAAATGCGCAGACGAAATGAAAATCGCGGGAAAAGTTTGGAATAATTATGACGGTTCGGTTGAAATAATAGGATATTTGGAAAGCAAAAAAGATATAGAAGAGTTTGTTGAAAAAATGAAAAAAGGTCCCGAAATGTCGAGCGTAAAAGAATCAAATGTTATTATAATTCCTTCAGACCCGCCGATTGAAGAAGTTTTTGAAATAGACAATTAA